The following are encoded together in the Juglans microcarpa x Juglans regia isolate MS1-56 chromosome 2D, Jm3101_v1.0, whole genome shotgun sequence genome:
- the LOC121249719 gene encoding LOW QUALITY PROTEIN: leucine-rich repeat receptor-like protein kinase TDR (The sequence of the model RefSeq protein was modified relative to this genomic sequence to represent the inferred CDS: inserted 2 bases in 2 codons), whose product MAMKLPFPPPPPFLLLSLITFLILSFRASPVFSAAPRPVPLQLFSLLSLKSSLRDPLSTFLDWDPTPAFSIHTNSQADPVWCSWSGVKCXPKTAQVTTLDLSCRNLSGPIPPEIRYLSRLTHLNLSRNDFEGPLPQSIFELSELKTLDINHNNFNSTFPPGISRLKFLRFFNAYSNSFTGPLPQDLVHLRFLKELNLGGSYFERSIPSSYGNFPRLKFLYLHGNLLSGRLPSQLGFLTQLEHMEIGYNEFEGDLPVEYSRLSNLKYLDISNANLSGTLAPEFGKLSMLEALLLFKNRISGIIPASLGNLKAIKSLDLSDNRLSGTIPKELAALEGLTLMSLLKNNLTGEIPESIGELPNLQTLLLWSNSLNGTIPQKLGSNAKLQKLDLSSNTLTGSIPPNLCLGNKLTNLILFSNRLVGQLPTTLTSCTTLYRFRVQNNQLNGSIPYGFGSLPNLSFVDLSANNFTGPIPHDIGNAVKLEQLNISQNQFDSALPDNIWNATNLMIFSARSANLIGKIPDFIGCKSLYKIELQGNSLNGSIPWDIGHCERLLYFNLSHNSLTGIXPWEISTLPSITEVDLACNFLTGTIPSNFGNCTTLESFNVSYNLLTGPIPSFGTIFPSLHPSSFSGNEGLCGGILEKPCAADTWAAHVDEDKKQQPKRTAGAVVWIIALAFGIGLFVLAAGTRCFHANYSRRFNNEREIGPWRLTAFQRLNFTADDVLECLSTTDKILGMGSTGTVYKAEMPGGEIIAVKKLWGKHKDNVRRSRGVLAEVDVLGNVRHRNIVRLLGCCSNRECTMLLYEYMPNGNLDDLLHSNNKGENLVADWVTRYKIALGVAQGICYLHHDCDPVIVHRDLKPSNILLDAEMEARVADFGVAKLIQSDESMSVIAGSYGYIAPEYAYTLQVDEKSDIYSFGVVLMEILSGKRSVDAEFGDGNSIVDWVRSKIKTKDGINDVLDKNAGASCAPVREEMMQMLRIALLCTSRNPADRPSMRDVVLMLQEAKPKRKLLENLADSGGCDTVVSCGGGGGEIPLAQKPAVD is encoded by the exons ATGGCCATGAAACTTccttttcctcctcctcctccttttcttcttctatctctGATCACATTCTTGATCTTGTCGTTCCGAGCCTCCCCAGTCTTCTCTGCAGCTCCCAGGCCTGTGCCTCTCCagctcttctctcttctttctctcaaATCCTCTCTCAGAGACCCGCTCTCCACCTTCCTTGACTGGGACCCGACCCCGGCCTTCTCCATTCACACTAATTCCCAAGCCGACCCAGTTTGGTGTTCCTGGTCAGGCGTCAAAT CACCCAAAACCGCACAAGTCACCACCCTCGACCTCTCTTGTCGCAATCTCTCCGGCCCCATCCCGCCCGAAATCCGGTACTTGTCACGCTTAACCCACTTGAACTTGAGCCGAAATGACTTCGAAGGACCTCTTCCACAATCCATTTTCGAGTTATCGGAACTGAAGACCCTAGATATCAACCACAACAACTTCAACTCAACATTCCCACCTGGGATTTCCAGGCTAAAGTTCTTGCGCTTCTTCAACGCTTACAGTAACAGCTTCACCGGCCCACTTCCACAAGACCTCGTCCACCTCCGGTTCCTGAAGGAGCTTAACCTTGGCGGAAGCTACTTCGAACGTAGTATCCCATCAAGCTATGGTAATTTCCCGAGGCTCAAGTTTCTCTACCTGCATGGGAACTTGTTAAGCGGTCGGCTACCGTCACAGTTAGGTTTCTTGACGCAGCTCGAGCACATGGAGATCGGTTACAACGAGTTCGAAGGCGATTTACCCGTGGAATACTCGCGGTTGTCGAATCTTAAGTACTTGGACATTTCCAACGCCAATCTCTCTGGTACTCTTGCACCCGAGTTCGGAAAACTTTCGATGCTCGAGGCTTTGCTGCTCTTCAAGAACCGGATTTCCGGCATAATCCCGGCGAGTTTGGGTAATTTGAAAGCAATCAAGTCTCTGGACTTGTCCGATAACCGGCTTTCGGGAACGATCCCTAAAGAACTGGCTGCCTTGGAGGGACTCACCTTGATGAGCCtattgaagaacaatttaacCGGCGAAATACCGGAAAGTATCGGGGAGTTACCGAACCTCCAAACGTTACTCTTATGGAGCAACTCGCTAAACGGTACTATTCCACAAAAGCTAGGGTCCAACGCCAAGTTACAGAAGCTTGACCTGTCATCCAACACGCTCACCGGTTCAATTCCACCGAACCTTTGCCTTGGAAACAAGTTGACCAACCTCATTCTCTTCTCCAACAGGCTCGTCGGTCAGCTCCCGACAACGTTAACAAGCTGCACTACTTTGTATCGGTTTCGGGTTCAAAACAACCAGCTCAACGGCTCCATCCCTTACGGTTTCGGGTCCTTGCCAAACCTTTCCTTCGTTGACCTGAGCGCGAACAATTTCACTGGGCCAATCCCGCACGATATAGGCAATGCCGTGAAATTGGAGCAGTTGAACATCTCACAAAACCAGTTTGACTCCGCTTTACCAGACAACATATGGAACGCCACGAACTTGATGATCTTCTCTGCCAGATCCGCCAACCTCATCGGGAAAATCCCGGACTTCATCGGGTGCAAAAGCCTGTACAAGATCGAGCTGCAAGGAAACTCTCTCAACGGTTCCATTCCTTGGGATATTGGCCATTGCGAGAGGCTTCTGTATTTCAATCTAAGCCATAATTCACTCACAGGAA ATCCCTGGGAGATCTCCACCCTCCCCTCGATCACTGAGGTCGACCTTGCATGTAATTTCCTCACGGGGACGATCCCCTCCAATTTCGGTAACTGCACCACATTGGAAAGCTTCAACGTTTCCTACAACCTGCTAACCGGACCGATTCCGTCGTTCGGTACGATATTCCCGAGCCTCCATCCGTCGTCATTCTCGGGGAACGAGGGTCTCTGCGGAGGGATATTGGAGAAGCCGTGTGCGGCCGACACGTGGGCAGCTCACGTCGATGAGGATAAGAAGCAACAGCCCAAGCGGACGGCTGGGGCCGTAGTGTGGATAATTGCGTTGGCGTTTGGAATCGGCCTGTTCGTACTCGCCGCCGGAACCCGGTGCTTCCATGCGAATTACAGCCGTCGATTCAACAACGAGCGCGAGATCGGGCCGTGGCGATTGACCGCGTTCCAGAGGTTGAACTTCACGGCGGATGACGTGCTGGAATGTTTGTCCACGACGGATAAGATACTGGGGATGGGGTCCACGGGGACAGTTTACAAGGCGGAGATGCCAGGTGGCGAGATCATAGCGGTTAAGAAGTTGTGGGGAAAGCATAAGGACAACGTGAGGAGGAGCAGAGGAGTGTTGGCGGAGGTTGACGTGTTAGGAAACGTGAGGCACAGGAACATAGTGAGATTGTTAGGGTGCTGTAGCAACAGGGAGTGCACCATGCTGCTCTACGAGTACATGCCCAACGGCAATTTGGACGATCTTTTGCACTCCAATAATAAGGGCGAAAATTTGGTGGCTGATTGGGTTACCAGGTACAAGATTGCTCTCGGGGTAGCTCAGGGGATTTGTTATCTTCACCACGACTGTGACCCAGTGATCGTGCACCGCGATCTGAAGCCCAGTAATATTTTGCTGGACGCTGAGATGGAGGCCAGAGTGGCGGATTTTGGTGTCGCAAAGCTCATCCAAAGCGACGAGTCCATGTCGGTGATTGCCGGGTCCTATGGTTACATTGCGCCAG AATATGCTTATACCCTGCAAGTTGATGAAAAGAgtgatatatatagttttggggtagtgttgatggagattttaaGCGGTAAAAGATCAGTGGATGCTGAATTTGGAGATGGGAACAGCATTGTAGATTGGGTGAGGTCTAAGATAAAGACCAAGGATGGTATCAATGACGTCTTGGACAAGAACGCCGGGGCTTCGTGTGCACCTGTCAGGGAGGAGATGATGCAAATGCTTAGAATTGCATTGCTTTGCACCAGTCGTAACCCGGCAGACCGGCCCTCCATGAGAGATGTTGTGTTGATGCTGCAAGAAGCAAAGCCCAAGAGGAAACTACTCGAGAACTTGGCGGACAGTGGTGGTTGTGATACTGTGGTTAGTTGTGGCGGAGGTGGTGGTGAAATTCCTTTGGCACAAAAGCCAGCAGTGGATTAa